The Vicia villosa cultivar HV-30 ecotype Madison, WI linkage group LG1, Vvil1.0, whole genome shotgun sequence genome includes a region encoding these proteins:
- the LOC131644788 gene encoding uncharacterized protein LOC131644788: MKEIGLPQQFVNWVMLTVNTVSYKFNVNGAYTECMPAKRGIKQGDPLSSMLFVIMMDYLNRLLHRMQANTEFKYHYRCRELQLTNMAFVDDVLLFSRADLNSVRLMLKVLQDFSQSTGLVVNPRKCRVFFGGVDSDTRLKIREMTTFQEGVLPFKYLGIPMTSKRLEIHRSAAISKKSPVAWKTVCKPRKHGGLHIIDMQVRSNVTMMKLLWNIHKKKDNLWVKWISCYYLKGHDIMQVEEKVQYLWIFKAILRHRDGAVGLQNWNSMEHFKTRIVYKHMRSIEEQVPWYRLFCGKNERPRALITLWKACHGKLATRSRLYHFGIVGFQTCCFCVQEETQDHLLFDCSETREIWKHVLLWIGFSHEPRIWTEELLWLNQICKGKSTRASMLKMAVVESVYGVWNYRNSISFGNMIDKNRIVRNIIDMLVYRGWTKEKLRPHLASLMM; the protein is encoded by the exons ATGAAAGAGATAGGATTGCCTCAACAATTTGTGAATTGGGTTATGCTCACAGTGAATACAGTGTCCTACAAATTCAATGTGAATGGGGCTTATACAGAGTGCATGCCAGCAAAGAGAGGAATCAAACAAGGGGATCCCTTATCCTCTATGTTGTTTGTGATTATGATGGACTACTTGAACAGACTCCTCCATAGAATGCAAGCTAATACTGAGTTTAAGTATCACTATAGATGTAGAGAATTGCAACTTACTAACATGGCTTTTGTAGATGATGTATTATTGTTTTCCAGGGCTGATCTTAATTCAGTCAGGCTAATGTTGAAAGTTCTGCAGGATTTCTCTCAGTCCACAGGCTTGGTGGTAAATCCCAGGAAGTGTAGGGTGTTCTTTGGAGGGGTTGACTCTGATACAAGGCTCAAGATAAGGGAGATGACAACTTTTCAGGAGGGTGTGCTTCCTTTCAAGTACTTGGGCATACCTATGACTAGTAAAAGACTTGAGATCCACC GTAGTGCAGCCATCTCCAAGAAAAGTCCAGTGGCTTGGAAAACTGTGTGTAAACCTAGGAAGCATGGAGGTTTACACATTATTGATATGCAGGTCCGGAGCAATGTTACTATGATGAAGCTGCTCTGGAACATCCATAAGAAGAAGGATAACCTTTGGGTTAAGTGGATAAGCTGCTACTATTTGAAAGGACACGATATTATGCAGGTGGAGGAAAAAGTTCAATATTTATGGATCTTTAAGGCTATCCTGAGGCATAGAGATGGAGCTGTTGGGTTACAGAATTGGAATTCAATGGAGCACTTTAAAACTAGAATTGTTTACAAGCATATGCGGTCTATTGAAGAACAGGTGCCTTGGTACAGACTGTTTTGTGGAAAAAATGAGAGACCTCGAGCTCTCATCACTCTTTGGAAAGCATGTCATGGAAAGTTAGCTACTAGGAGTAGGTTATATCATTTTGGCATTGTGGGATTCCAAACTTGCTGCTTTTGTGTGCAGGAGGAGACTCAAGACCATTTATTATTTGACTGCAGTGAGACTAGGGAAATATGGAAACATGTTTTGCTTTGGATAGGATTCAGTCATGAACCAAGAATATGGACTGAAGAGCTTCTCTGGTTGAATCAAATATGTAAGGGGAAGTCTACTAGAGCCAGCATGTTGAAGATGGCAGTTGTAGAATCGGTTTATGGTGTCTGGAACTATAGAAATTCTATAAGTTTTGGGAATATGATTGATAAAAATAGAATTGTAAGAAATATTATTGATATGTTAGTGTATAGGGGTTGGACCAAGGAAAAGCTTAGACCTCACTTGGCATCCTTGATGATGTAG